A genomic window from Lycium barbarum isolate Lr01 chromosome 4, ASM1917538v2, whole genome shotgun sequence includes:
- the LOC132634705 gene encoding protein BRANCHLESS TRICHOME: MMVRSQEIPRNKSIGISVDHIIPTSNPTWKLYENPFYNSQNQQQNPTHNPLHPNNKQIHRLNLPISARKIAASFWDLTFIRPFMDSELEMARAQVAELKAKVDHERKARKKLESMNKKLAKELSEERKGREALEKVCEELANHISSDKAEINRLRKEMEEERKMLRVAEVMREERVQMKLIEAKYLLEDKLLELESTKKLLEVEQSNAETEAKIQENISHNMSSAACDQETETRCEIANKSNEGDSASIQYQVTIHRRNNSPEPENPHIKRGIKGFVEFPKVVRAISSKSRHWGTKLECQKAQLRILLKQKCPIRSNSLLTS, encoded by the coding sequence ATGATGGTCAGAAGCCAAGAAATTCCCAGAAATAAGTCTATTGGTATCTCAGTTGATCACATCATCCCTACTTCTAATCCAACCTGGAAACTGTACGAGAACCCCTTCTATAATTCACAAAATCAGCAACAAAACCCCACTCACAATCCTCTCCATCCCAACAATAAGCAAATTCATCGCCTAAATCTTCCGATATCTGCCAGAAAAATCGCAGCATCCTTTTGGGATCTTACCTTTATAAGGCCCTTTATGGACTCTGAGCTCGAAATGGCTCGAGCCCAAGTAGCCGAATTGAAGGCCAAGGTGGATCATGAACGCAAGGCACGTAAGAAGTTGGAGTCGATGAATAAGAAACTTGCCAAAGAGCTATCTGAAGAGAGAAAAGGGAGAGAAGCCTTGGAGAAAGTCTGCGAAGAACTTGCTAATCATATATCGTCGGATAAAGCAGAGATCAATCGGTTAAGGAAAGAAATGGAAGAGGAGAGGAAAATGCTGAGGGTAGCTGAAGTTATGAGGGAGGAAAGAGTTCAAATGAAGCTCATAGAGGCTAAATATTTATTGGAAGACAAGTTGTTGGAATTGGAATCAACAAAAAAACTATTAGAAGTAGAGCAATCTAATGCCGAAACTGAAGCCAAGATTCAAGAAAACATcagccataacatgtcatcagcTGCATGTGATCAAGAAACCGAGACTAGGTGTGAAATTGCTAACAAGTCAAACGAGGGAGATAGTGCTTCTATTCAATACCAAGTGACAATTCATAGAAGAAACAATTCACCTGAGCCTGAAAATCCACACATCAAACGAGGGATCAAAGGATTTGTCGAATTTCCAAAGGTTGTCAGAGCAATTAGTTCAAAAAGCAGACATTGGGGTACAAAGTTGGAGTGCCAAAAGGCTCAGCTTAGAATACTACTAAAACAAAAGTGTCCTATCCGATCCAACAGTCTTTTAACAAGCTGA